GGTACCTGGGCACCCTCGGCGTAATCTTCCTTCGTGTCGACCAGGCGAACGCGTGCGTTGGAGGTGTCTTCCGGAGTGATCGCACGGACGTGGACACGCACGGATTCAGGCCATTGGCTGGTTTGTAGCTGGTCGATCAGCGAGCCAGCTTGCATGTCACTGATTAACACGATCTGCAGCTTGGCACTGGTTTGACGAAGATCTTCGTCGGCCGAGAGTCGCTCGGCAACGCCGATCAGGGCTGCACCAAGATTACTGGCCGCCCAGGTTGGTGTGACATCCTTCAAACGTGTGCGAACCATTTCGCGGCGCTGGCTGCGATCGAGCTGACTGGATTCTTCGGCGGTAACAAGCGGCGTTAGTTGTTGGTCGAAAGCATAAAGCGAGACTTCGTCGGAAGCTTCCAAGTGGTCGAGAACCTGGTTGGCTTGGTCGAATGCTTGTTGCCAAACGTTACCGCGCCGCATGCTGGCGCTTTGGTCGATTACGATGGCCACGTGGCGGCGAGGTAGGTCGTCGGGAGAAAGATTGGTCGTCGTGCGGAAGAAAGGACGCATGAACGCGACCGCCAGGAGCAGGATTACCGCCGACCGCAACAGCAGCAGTAACCATTGATCAAGCCGACTTCGCCGTGTGAGCCGCGGCGGCGATGGCTGTAGGAACATCAGCGAACTGAATTCGTAACGAGCCTTCGGCGTGCGGCGAATCAAGTGAAACAAGACAGGTGCGGCAATCGCGGCAGCACCCAGCAGGAAGATACCGGAAAGAACGCTCATGCGGGGCTCCCGGAACGAGAACCACGTTGCCGCACGGCCGAGCGTCCACGCTTCAAGCGATCGGCCAGGAAATCGAACAAGATCAATTCCAGAGAACGATCGATCGAGACCTGGTGGAGTTCCACACCCAAGTTCTGGCAAATCGTCTGCAGCGACTGGGAGTGCTCGCGGAACTGTTCGAGATACTTCTGCCGGGCCTGGTCGGGATCGATGAAGAGATTCTTTCCCGTCTCCACATCGTGAAACATGGCAGGCTGATCAAACTGGAAGTCAAGCTCGCGCGGGTCGAGCACACGGAGAATGACGACTTCGTGTCCGCGTGCGCGGAGGAAACCAAGTTGCTTATTGAGCGAACCGATCGGCGTGAGAAGGTCGGATATGAGAATGACGAGCCCTCGCTTCACGACGGTGGCAGCGATTTGTTCAAGTGGCTTTTCGATATCGGTCGCGGAGCCAGGTTCGGCGCGTTCCAAGCTCATCATGATCTGATGGACATGCCCGGGGCGAAACCGCGCGGGAATGCGATCGGTGATCGCTTCGTCAAATGTCATCAGGCCGACGGCGTCGCGCTGTAGTGATAGGAAATGGGCAACGGTAGCTGCCGCTGTCTTGGCATAGTCGGCTTTACTGTAGCCGAGCGTCCCGAAGCCCATCGAACGGCTCAGATCAACCAGCAGATAGCAGCGCAGGTTGGTCTCGTCTTCGAAGCACTTAATAAAGTAGCGATCGGAGCGGCCGTATAGCTTCCAGTCGAGGAAGCGGGTATCGTCGCCGGGGGAATACTGGCGGTATTCGGTGAACTCGACCGAGAAGCCGTGATACGGCGAGCGGTGCAGGCCGGTCAGAAATCCTTCGACGACGGCGCGAGCCCGCAATTCCAGGTTCTTGATGCGCATGAGCGAACCGGGATCGATCAGCGATGCCGGTCCCTTTGTGCGGGTGGCACTGGTGGCGGTTGTCGATGACTGGCTCGCAGGGATGCTCATCGCGCCCCCGGCACTGGTACGGCGGCAAGTAACTGATCGATCACCTTTTCAACCGTGATCCCTTCTGCTTCGGCGCGATAACCGACCAAAATACGGTGACGCAGTGTCACGTGGGCGAGGGCCTTGATGTCGTCGGCGGTGACGTGGGTTCTTCCCAGGAGTAAGGCCCGGGCCTTGGCACCAAGGACGAGATATTGCGCCCCACGAATCCCGGCACCCCACATGACCCACTGGTTGATGAAGTCAGGCGTCGAGGGGCGTCTAGGGCGAGAAGCATCGGCCAGACGGACCGCGTAGCGGACCAGGTTTTCCGCGATGGGGACCTTTCGAACGACATCGTGGAAGCGGAGGACGTCTTCGCCGGAGAACAACGGACTGATAGGTTCCGGCTTGCGGGAAGTCGTTTGATTGACGACGGCTACCTCGTCATCTTCGGGGAGGTAGTCCATCCAGATGTTGAACATGAACCGGTCGAGTTGGGCCTCCGGCAAGGGATAGGTCCCTTCCATTTCGATCGGGTTTTGCGTGGCGAGCACGAAGAAAGGTTCTTCCAATGCGTAGCGCACGCCAGCCGCGGTGACCTGGTGCTCTTGCATGGCTTCCAGCAGAGCGGCTTGGGTTTTGGGGGGCGTACGGTTGATTTCGTCGGCCAAGATCACATTGGCAAAAATCGGGCCTTTGGCGAACTGCAACTTGCGGCGGCCTTCCTCGGTCTCTTCCAGGATCTCGGTACCGGTGATGTCGGCAGGCATCAGGTCGGGGGTGAACTGAATCCGGCGGAACTCGAGGTCAAAGATCTTCGAGATCGAATTGACGAGCAAAGTTTTCGCCAGGCCGGGCGCGCCGGTGATCAAGCAGTGCCCGCCAGCGAAGAGGCACAACAGCAACTGCTCGACGACTTCCTGCTGGCCAATGACTGTCTTGGATAGCTCGGCTAGGATTTTTTCGCGACCAATGCGGATTTGCTCGACAGCTTGTTGTTCGAAGTCCTGGTCTTCAATCTCAATGCTCACGATCGTATGACTTTCTGGTGGGATGAACGGACGAGGGCTCGTGGCGAAGCACGTTGCAGGAAGGTTAATGGGTCATGGCGTAGGTGATGATGTTGATCCCCAGGGGATAAGCGAAGCGTTCGGAATATTGCTTGAAGTAGGTTGGATCGACCCCTTCTTCTTCCCAGCCGTCTCCCAGGTCGGTGTTATGACAAATGACGACCATCATCCGTCCTTTGTCGTCGAAGATGCCTTTGTAGTGCGGCTCGTCGGCGTCCCAGCGTTCGGTTTCGCTGCCACGCATCCAGGTACCGATACTGACGATCATCGGCTTCTCAGCCAGGTCGTATACCAGGTGGAAGATATCGTGCTCCAGCGGAAGCTCTTCCGGTTCGCGATCAGGAAAGACGCGTTTGATGTTGTGATAGAAGGTTTGCCACTCTTCCTCGCCCCAAAAATCGTCGACCATCAAAAAGCCGCCGTTATGCAGGTAGTTACGCAGTCCGACAACTTCCCCTTCGGTGAGATTCATCTGCCCCGGTTCGACGATGTAGAGGAATGGGTAGTCAGAGAGGTTATCGTCGGTCAATTCGACGATGACACTCTCGGGGTGAACCTCCATCGAGGTCAACTCACGCAGGCGATGTGGCAGGTTCAAGTCACTTTCAGGGAAGTCGGTCGCCCATTTGTCGCGCCAGCCGTACGAGGTGTATTTCACGCGAGCAAAGCGGAACGCATCGTGCTCGAACTTCTCGTCGATCTCCCAATCGTTCTTAGCGCCACTTGTTGGGGAAGAGTTGCCCCGAAAACGTCCCCGCGATCGAAAGCCGTCCTGAAACTGTGCCCAGACCACGCCGCCCAAGAGCGTGATCGTGAGGAAAAGGCAAAGCATGCGGACCGGTTTCGATTTCATCATCTCTCGGTGTCATCCTTGGCGGGCGAGGGCTGGTCTGGCTCGGGGGCACGCTTCTCGGTGAGGGTCAGAAGCAGTTGCAGTGCGTCTCGATAACGGGGGGCTTCTTCTAATGCCAACAGGACGTGACGCAGTGCTTTCTCGTCTTGCTCGGTTTCGTGCAGTCGCAGGGCGAGGCGAAAATGGATGTCGGCGGGATCGTAGGGATCTAAGCTGGAAAGCGTCGATAGTCCCTCGATCGCGACCGGTCCATCATCCAGTTGCTCTCCGGCTTTGGCCAACAAGAGATAGGGCTCCTGAATAAGTGGATTGACGGCCCGAATTCGCCGAGCATTCACGACAACCGCATCCCAGCGGCCTGCGTCGGCGTGCACTTCGGCCAATCTCTGATACACTTCGATCGCGTCGGCGCGCAGCTCCGCCAGTTGTTCTAACACCGCCAGTTCTTGTTGGGTTTCGCCCAATTCTTTCAAAATCTGAGCCTTCATCGCCAACGGACTCCCGTCCCCGGCATAGTCGGGGGCTAATTCCAGGAGCTTGTCGATGGGCTTGAGGGCTTCGGTGTACTTCTTCTCGCGGATCAGTGCTGCCGCATACTGCTGTAGCCCGGGGAAGCTATTGGGGTGATCTTCCAGCCAAGCCTGAAGTTCGTCGACACGGGGCGCAGGCAGGTCTTCACTGCTGAAATCGGCATCCGGTGCGAAGGCCATGGCGCGATCATGAATAAACTTCTGGAAGCCAGCATCAACGACATCCAAGGGAGCCGCATGCCGGGCAATCGCGTCGTTGATCTGTAGCCCTTTGCCGAGTTCGTCGAGGATCGACCTAAGGGCTTCGATGCCAAACTGGTCGACGAGAAACTCGACCACGAGGGCCGACTCGTAATAGGCAAACATCAGATGCTGTGAACTGGGGGGACTAAGGAACGCGCCACTGAGCTTGCTGACCGGCGTGAGATCGTCTCCCAGAATCATTTCCCGGTAAGCAGGCGAGATCGATTGGCCCCAGGATGGGTCACGCAGGGTCTCTTCATAGACCGAGATTCCCTCGCTGAGCCACCGGGGCATCTTGTTGTGGGTTTTGTTCAGCGTGACAACGTGACAGAACTCGTGCCACAGCACGGCTTCCCAGTTCGATGGGTTTTCGCCTTGCGACGCTGGCGAATTCATGGTGATCACATTGCCGAAGCAAACCCCCAGGAAGCCTGCTCCGCCGGGAAGGCCGAACGTGCGGATGGCGAAGTCTTGCTGCTTGGGGAAGATTTCGATCGCGATTGGTTCGTTCAACTCGATATCGTACTTCTCGCACAAAACATTCTTGGCTTCGCGTAATAGTTCCAGAACCCGGTCACCATAGATGGCGGCTTCCTGGGCATCCATGCGAACGATGAAGCCGTCGCTTTCAAGCGTGCGAAACTTGGCCATGTGCTCTTGCAGCGTCGACAGGTTGTGAGCGACGACATTGTAGTTGTCGGCCTCGAACACCTCTTCGGCCAGCTTCCAGCCTTGCTCTTCTTTGCCCAGCCGCAGCAGATCGTTGGAGAGTTCCATCTTGGCGGGTAAGTAGTCGCTATCGAACTGGAGGGCCTGACGCTGGGCGGCGGCGGCTTCGGCGAAGCGATACTTGCGGGCCAGGTGCTTGCCGATTAGGTAGTCGACTTCGGGGTTGTCTTTCCAGTGAGCCAATGCCTTCTCGCGACACTCTTTTTCGCGATCGTTGTCGCTGGCCAGGTGGGCCAGGACGGCGCGGATAGCCCAGGCATTGGGTTCATGCGGATTGATCTCCAGCACCTTCCCCAGCAGCTTTTCGGTTTCGTCGTAGCGCTCGGCCGATAGATGACTTTCGGCAACCATCAGCAGACCAGGGATAAGGTTGGGATTGATCTTGAGAGCCTCTTGGAGGTACGCCTCGGCCTTTTCGGAATCGCTCGGTTCAAATGAGCGAGCCAGGCCGTACAAGACCCGTGGGTTTGTTTCGTCGACTTTCAAGGCAACCTGAAAATCTTCGGCGGCGAGCGCGTAGTCGTTCTTAGATAGGGCCAGTTCGGCGGCGGCGATATAACCGTTGGGAAGGCCAGGGGCACGCTGCTGAATTGGCTTGTAAAGATCGATGCGGATACGCTTGGGATCGGCACCGATCTCGAGGAAGAACTTACCGATCACGATCGAAGTTTCCAAGTCGCGATAGATACCGCTGGTACGTTCCAATTGTCCACCAAGCTGGGCGAGCACTTCTTTGGCCTCTTTCGATTGCCCATTGAATCGGAGGACGTCACGCTCTAGCCACAGCAGCCGCAAGTTTGTTGGGGCGATCTTCTTGGCGTCGTCGATCGTCTTGGCGGCATCGGCATATCGGCCAAGTGTTAGTTCACTTTCGGTCTTCAGAACATACCAGTCGATGAACGTGCGACCCCCTGCGATCTCGGTGGCGGCGACTTCAATGCACTTGGCATATTCGCCGGTGCGAAACATGTCCTTCGCTTCCGACAGGGTCTCGGCCTGGGCACTGGATAGTGCGAATAGAAATCCCAGCGTAGCGAGGAGACTCGCCAGCGAGTACGTACGCATCGAAAGACGCATCAGCCAACTGCATGGGACATTACGCAAAGCCGGATACTCCGAACCAAGATGACGAACCGCTGACGCTATTTTAGGGTTCTGGCTTCTTAGTCAACAAGAATTCGTCCTTATTGCGGACGAGCCCTTCCACTAAGGGGGGATGTACCGTCAGGGCAGAACGGCGTTATGCAACAAGTTGTAAAGACAGGCAAAGGGGCGAGACTAGTCACCCCAGTTGCCAATGTCGCATGGTTTCTGAAAGAAAATAGTAAGCGGCGCGATCGCGTGCTTAGCGGGTCGGGTCGATGATGACCTTCATCGCGCCTGGCTCGCCCGAGTAGAGCCGAGCAAACCAATCGACTCCTTCTTCCAGGGAAGCGGTGGCCGTGATCATGTCGTCGACACGAATGAGCCCGCGAGACATCAGGTCGATGCACGCAGGGTATTCGCCACTTGATGCACACGATCCGTAAACAGACAGCTCGCGCGTTACCACGGCTTGCAGCGGAAACTCGACGTTCGGGGCCAGGTTGCCTACCAACACAATCGAGCCACCCTTCTTAGCGCAACCGATGGCTGTTTTGATGGTAGGCGTTGCCCCGACGACTTCCAGGACGACATCCGCACCGCGGCCGCCGGTCAGTTCGCGAACCTTCTGTTCGACGTTCCCTTCGCTGGCGACGATACCGACGTCGGCACCTAGCTTCTTGGCGACTTCCAGACGATTGGCGTCCAAGTCGACGGCGATTACCTGCGAGCATCCGGCCAGGCGAATGGCCTGGATGACGAGCAGGCCGATCATGCCGCTACCGACAACCACTGCCGTATCGCCCAGCGTAACTGGGGCCCGGCCGGCGGCGTGAACCGCAACGGATACGGCCTCGATCATGGCCGCGTGATTGAACGGAATGGAAGCCGGCAAATGGTAGCAAATGTGCTGAGGGACGGCGACGTATTCGGCAAACGCACCGTGGCGGCGGTATTCGTCGCACGAAACGCCCAGCACCATGCGGTTGTCGCACAGGTTGATCTCGCCGCGGCGGCAGTAGAAACAATGACCGCAAGAGACGGTCGAATCGAACGTGACGCGGTCTCCTTCTTTGAATCCGGTCACCGACTTGCCGACCTTGGCTACAACGCCTGCCGCTTCGTGTCCCATCACTAGCGGAGGCTGACGACGCCCGGTGCTGCCATCGTAGCCGTGGATATCGCTGCCGCAGATACCGCAGGCTTTGACAGTGACCAACAGGTCATTGTCGCCGATCTCAGGCTCGTCGAACTCGACAACGTCCAGCTTTTTGTATTCCGAGAGTAGGAGAGCCTTCATCGCTAAACCTTCGTCGTTAGGGAGTGATCCCCAGTCATGACCCTGGCGAAATTCCGTTCGGGGGACGATCGCGGAGGGAGGGGGTGTGATTTGGGTGCCAGGTACACCTGCGGCAGTGCGATGTACCTACTTCATCAATTATTCTATTCGCAACGTTGTAGTTGGCGACATGGGGGAGGGCAATGAGAAGTAACGTCGACGATCTGAGGTATATTGTGCAACCAACAGACCTGGGCCGGGCTTAGGAATCGGCCCGGCGAGCAGCTACAATTGGGCTGTCGGTTCTATTGGACTCATCGAATGCCGCACGCGGGGAGTTGCTTCTCATGAATTACGCATGGTTGCCTAAAATCGCATTGGTTTTTGCCGTCACTTGTATGGGCGGGGCACAAAGAGATTGCCAGGCCGAGAAGCTTCGCGTGATGGAGTCGGACAACACGATCGTGATTCATGACGGCGACCAGGCGATTCTCACTTATAACAAGGTCTCTCCGCCGGTTCCCAAGGGGATGAAAGGGGTTTACGAGCGGAGCGGCTGTCTGCATCCGGTTTGCTCGCCCAGTGGCCTATCGGTCACCGCGATGTTTGCCAAAGACCATCCGCATCAGCAAGGGATTTTTGCAGCCTGGGTCAAAACAACGTACGAAGGGGAGACGATCGACTTCTGGAACCTGGGTGGCGGCACCGGTCGTGTGCTACACGAGAAGGTCGTTTCGACGTTTCAGGAAGACGGCCGGGCAGGGTTCGAGGTCGACCTTATCCATCGTAAAGAAACCGAGCCGAAGGTCGACGTCCTGCGCGAGCGCTGGAAATTGACTACCTACCCAACCGATGGCAGTTTCCGCTGCTTCGATCTGGAATCGACCCAGTCGGCAATCACGCCGCACCCGCTGCTGATCAACGAGTATCATTACGGAGGCTTCGCTGTTCGGGGGCCTGCTCGCTGGGTGATCAATGGAAAGCCTGAAGATACGTCAGAACACGAGCCAAGTGGATTCCTCAACAGCGAAGGGTCGAATCGAGTCGAAGGGAACCACCAACACGCGACGTGGGTTAGTTTGTGGGGAGAGATCGAGGGCAAGCCGGTCAGCATTACCGTGCTGAGCGATCCGCACAACTTCCGAGCCCCTCAGGCCGCGCGCATCCATCCCACGAAGCCTTACTTCTGTTTCGCGCCATGCGTCGACGGCGAGTTCGTGATCGACGGCGACCATCCGTATCAGGCACGGTACCGCTACTTGGTTACCGACACGATGCCGGATCCGAAATGGATCGGCGAGCAGTGGGAAAAGTGGTCGGCCGAATCGACGAAAGAGGGACGTTAAACCCGATAAGCTCCCCTTCGGATAGCGATCTGGCAGGTTTTCAGCTCGTTAAAAGCGAGCCGTTGCGGGGAGCATGTCAGGCAGAGGCAAGCTGTAAGGCTATATAGTAAAACATGTTACAGTGTTTGCTGAGCCGGCGGAAACCATGTTCATCGAGAGCAATTGCCCGAAACAACGAACTGGTTTATCTTTGTTGTGCAACGATTTCTAAACCTCTCTTTGACTCAACAAGTAGACTACGCGAATGGGAAGAAGCTTCGAAAACCGGAAGCATTCGATTGCTAAGACGGCCGCCCAAAAGTCCAAGCTTTACTCCAAGTACGGCAAGATGCTGTACGTTGCGGCGAAGAATGGGGTCCCTGATCCTGAGTCAAACCCTTCGCTCAAGAGCTTAATGGAAAAGGCAAAGCGAGAGCAGGTGCCTGCCCACGTGATCGATAAGGCCTTGGAAAAGGCCAAAGGGGCAGGGGGCGAGGATTACTCGGAAGCTCGGTACGAAGGTTTCGGCCCTGGTGGCTGCAGCGTGATTGTTGACTGCCTGACCGACAACCCCAATCGCACGATCACCGACGTTCGTAACTGCTTCAACAAGTGTAATGCCAAGTTAGGGAATTCTGGATCGGTCTCACACTTGTTCGATCATCTGGCCGTTTTCTCGTTCAAAGGTGGCGAGCAAGACCAGGTTCTCGAAGCGATGCTCGAGGCAGACGTCGATGTCGATGATGTCGAGGAAGAAGATGGCCAATTGACGGTCTTCACCGCGGCCACCGATTTCTTCAAAGCCAAGCAGGCCCTGCTGGATGCCATTCCCGATATCGAACTGGAAGTTCAGGAAATCACGTTTATTGCCCAGGCCAGTACCGAACTAACCGGCGACGATGCCAAGGCATTCGAGAAGTTCCTGGACATGCTCGATGACTGTGAAGACGTCCAGAATGTCTACCACAGCGCTCAGATTCCTGATTAGACCTTCAGGCGTATCTCAATCAACGGACCTGAGAATCGCTTTTCGAGTGCGATTCTCAGCAGTGTGCTCCCTATCTTTGCGCGTACAACCGACATATCTAGCGCAACCGCTAAAGACGGCAAGGTCGACATTGCCGGTTTAAGGGGAAGGTTGCTAACTAGCAACCCATCAAACTTATCTTGTTGCGCCTTTCTGGTATCGCGGCGTTTGCTGCCAGCTGCTGAGCGAACTACTGTTTCATCGGCAGCCGAAGATCGGACTCCGATTGTCGATCTTTGCTGACCCCCTCCTCGCATGGCCGACCAGCGCTAAGTGCTGGCGAAGCCTGTTCTTTGTCGCATTCCTACGAAGTCGAACGTTGCTTACACCAAGTTCCAACATCGGTCTGCTTGAATCGTGTGTCGATCAGCGAAAGCGGTTGCATGACGGATTACAGGATAGCACTCGGCATATTTACTGCCTGAAGAGTATCGAAGACCTGAAGCAATCCAAAATGGTTTTCGATGCGCTGGTGATTGATTTGGATTTCGACAGTGGCCGCGGCGAAGCGTTAATTTCGGAACTATGCCAGGGGACGGAACTTACATCGATCCTGATCTCGGCACGAGAATCGCAACTGCATCAGGCGTTACACTGCCTGGAACTGGGGGCGATGTCGGTTTTAGAGAAGCCATTTGATCTGCAACGGTCGAAAGTGGTCGTCGATCAGGCGATACTGGGGACGCGGTTGCGTCGTAAGACTCGTCGCGAACGGCAGGTACTTGGCGAGCGCATTGCCTTGTTGACGGACCGCCAACGCGAGGTTTTCCGCCTAATGGTATCAGGCAAGCACGTAAAAGAAATTGCCCTGGAAATGGGAATCGGCATCAAGACCGTACATACGTTTCGGACACAACTTTTCGACAAGCTCGATATCGACTCGCCCCTGCAACTCATTCGCGATGTCGCCATGGTATTCGGACGACGAGGTCTCGCGATGTTAAGTACCTCTGTAGACGATCAGACTATCGCACTGCTAGTTCAGCAAGTTAGACAGCCGAAGTTCGTTGACATTCCGGCTTAGCTAAAAGAGTGTGGTTGTCCCGCCTAATCGAGTCGTAGGATGGAAAGAGACTCGTCTTAATCGTGGCGCCAGTTACGCCGAAACTGATTGCATTAGGGGATACTACGAAGACGCCGAAAGCTCACGGAAGAGGAAACGGCCCAATGCTAGCAATTCTGCGCTTCAGCACGAAGGCAATCTATGGCCTGCTTGTGGTAAGCGCGCTAGTCATCTGCTCAGGCTGCTACGCTCCGCTGGTTAGCGCCGGCGTGCCTGCTAGCACGCTGCCTGAGGAGTTTCGTCTTCCGCTACGCACCGGTGGTACCCCGCTGAATTACACGATGCTGACGGCACCGCCCCCGAAAGATTACCTGTTGGGACCGGAAGACGTGCTAGAAGTGACGGTTCCCGAATTGTTTCCCAATGGCGAGTACCGCCCACTGTTGGTGCAGGTCATGGGATCGGGGCACATTCAGCTTCCGCTCGTGGGATCGGTGCCCGTCGGCGGTATGAATCTCGCCGAGGCTCAATCAGAAATTACACGAGCCTACGCCGCAGGCTTCTTTAATTCTCCGACAGTAAGTATTTCTCTTGCCCAGAAGGCAACGTTCAGCGTGGTTGTTTTGGGCAAGGTCGCGAATCCCGGGGTCACCGAGCTTCCACGCTACGAAAATGATGTCGCTCACGCGGTTGCACTGGCTGGTGGTCTCACCGAAGACGCAGCTGAAGCGATCGAGATTCATCGGCGAGCACACGGCGTAACACCGGAGGTGGTAAAGATCGATCTGCGGGGAATGGACAACCTCAACTTCGGTCCGCACGACGTCATCTTGCATGAAGGGGATGTCGTGGTGATTCCCAACCGCCGAAACGAAGTGTTCTACGTCGTCGGTAAATTGAATCCTACGAATGTCGTGCGATTTTCAGCCGGGGAACGTGAACGGGAACTCGGTGGCGGTTTCATCCTGCCGCGAGATCGCGAGGTCGACGTTGTCACGGCCGTGGCCATGGCAGGCTATATCGATCCGATCGAGTCTCCCACGACGGTCACCGTGCATCGACAGATTCCAGGCCAATCGCCCATGCTAATTCGGGTCGACCTGATCAAGGCCCGCAAGTGCCGGGAAGAGAATATCAATGTTTGCCCAGGCGATATCATCTATCTGAACCCGGATGCAAACTGGTACTTCCGCCGCACGTTCGATCGCCTGATCGACGACGTGCTCCTGTTCCCCTATCGAAGTGTGTGGGGATTTTAGACTCCCTGACAGTCGCGTGATCCACTGCTGAGCCATTCGTGGTGGATTACGCTACGCAGCTAAGCTGGCTGCCTGGCGGGTTTCAGGTCTCGGGCATACGACAGAAACTGCATTCGCAGGACGTTAGTCGACGTGCGTCCGCCAACGTTGATACGGTCGAGACGCATCGGATCGCAGTTGTCTAGATTGTTCACGCCTCGTTTGGTGGTGAAGGCAGCCGTATAGCCGACGTCTTTCAACATTGCAGCGACTTCGTCACTGACGCCGCCAGCTGGGTAGCAGAAGGAGCGAATCTCTGTACCAAGGCGGCTTTGCAGTTCGTCTCGCGAACGAACGGCCTCTTCGCGGGCCTCTTCTAGATCGACTTGATTCATGAGAGGGTGCGTGTGCGTATGGGCACCCATGGTGACGCCTTCGGCAGATAACTCACGCAACCGCTGCCAGGTGAGGACCTCGTTTGGC
This genomic stretch from Blastopirellula marina harbors:
- a CDS encoding DUF58 domain-containing protein; the encoded protein is MSIPASQSSTTATSATRTKGPASLIDPGSLMRIKNLELRARAVVEGFLTGLHRSPYHGFSVEFTEYRQYSPGDDTRFLDWKLYGRSDRYFIKCFEDETNLRCYLLVDLSRSMGFGTLGYSKADYAKTAAATVAHFLSLQRDAVGLMTFDEAITDRIPARFRPGHVHQIMMSLERAEPGSATDIEKPLEQIAATVVKRGLVILISDLLTPIGSLNKQLGFLRARGHEVVILRVLDPRELDFQFDQPAMFHDVETGKNLFIDPDQARQKYLEQFREHSQSLQTICQNLGVELHQVSIDRSLELILFDFLADRLKRGRSAVRQRGSRSGSPA
- a CDS encoding AAA family ATPase; translation: MVSIEIEDQDFEQQAVEQIRIGREKILAELSKTVIGQQEVVEQLLLCLFAGGHCLITGAPGLAKTLLVNSISKIFDLEFRRIQFTPDLMPADITGTEILEETEEGRRKLQFAKGPIFANVILADEINRTPPKTQAALLEAMQEHQVTAAGVRYALEEPFFVLATQNPIEMEGTYPLPEAQLDRFMFNIWMDYLPEDDEVAVVNQTTSRKPEPISPLFSGEDVLRFHDVVRKVPIAENLVRYAVRLADASRPRRPSTPDFINQWVMWGAGIRGAQYLVLGAKARALLLGRTHVTADDIKALAHVTLRHRILVGYRAEAEGITVEKVIDQLLAAVPVPGAR
- a CDS encoding DUF4159 domain-containing protein produces the protein MMKSKPVRMLCLFLTITLLGGVVWAQFQDGFRSRGRFRGNSSPTSGAKNDWEIDEKFEHDAFRFARVKYTSYGWRDKWATDFPESDLNLPHRLRELTSMEVHPESVIVELTDDNLSDYPFLYIVEPGQMNLTEGEVVGLRNYLHNGGFLMVDDFWGEEEWQTFYHNIKRVFPDREPEELPLEHDIFHLVYDLAEKPMIVSIGTWMRGSETERWDADEPHYKGIFDDKGRMMVVICHNTDLGDGWEEEGVDPTYFKQYSERFAYPLGINIITYAMTH
- a CDS encoding tetratricopeptide repeat protein translates to MRLSMRTYSLASLLATLGFLFALSSAQAETLSEAKDMFRTGEYAKCIEVAATEIAGGRTFIDWYVLKTESELTLGRYADAAKTIDDAKKIAPTNLRLLWLERDVLRFNGQSKEAKEVLAQLGGQLERTSGIYRDLETSIVIGKFFLEIGADPKRIRIDLYKPIQQRAPGLPNGYIAAAELALSKNDYALAAEDFQVALKVDETNPRVLYGLARSFEPSDSEKAEAYLQEALKINPNLIPGLLMVAESHLSAERYDETEKLLGKVLEINPHEPNAWAIRAVLAHLASDNDREKECREKALAHWKDNPEVDYLIGKHLARKYRFAEAAAAQRQALQFDSDYLPAKMELSNDLLRLGKEEQGWKLAEEVFEADNYNVVAHNLSTLQEHMAKFRTLESDGFIVRMDAQEAAIYGDRVLELLREAKNVLCEKYDIELNEPIAIEIFPKQQDFAIRTFGLPGGAGFLGVCFGNVITMNSPASQGENPSNWEAVLWHEFCHVVTLNKTHNKMPRWLSEGISVYEETLRDPSWGQSISPAYREMILGDDLTPVSKLSGAFLSPPSSQHLMFAYYESALVVEFLVDQFGIEALRSILDELGKGLQINDAIARHAAPLDVVDAGFQKFIHDRAMAFAPDADFSSEDLPAPRVDELQAWLEDHPNSFPGLQQYAAALIREKKYTEALKPIDKLLELAPDYAGDGSPLAMKAQILKELGETQQELAVLEQLAELRADAIEVYQRLAEVHADAGRWDAVVVNARRIRAVNPLIQEPYLLLAKAGEQLDDGPVAIEGLSTLSSLDPYDPADIHFRLALRLHETEQDEKALRHVLLALEEAPRYRDALQLLLTLTEKRAPEPDQPSPAKDDTER
- a CDS encoding zinc-dependent alcohol dehydrogenase — translated: MKALLLSEYKKLDVVEFDEPEIGDNDLLVTVKACGICGSDIHGYDGSTGRRQPPLVMGHEAAGVVAKVGKSVTGFKEGDRVTFDSTVSCGHCFYCRRGEINLCDNRMVLGVSCDEYRRHGAFAEYVAVPQHICYHLPASIPFNHAAMIEAVSVAVHAAGRAPVTLGDTAVVVGSGMIGLLVIQAIRLAGCSQVIAVDLDANRLEVAKKLGADVGIVASEGNVEQKVRELTGGRGADVVLEVVGATPTIKTAIGCAKKGGSIVLVGNLAPNVEFPLQAVVTRELSVYGSCASSGEYPACIDLMSRGLIRVDDMITATASLEEGVDWFARLYSGEPGAMKVIIDPTR
- a CDS encoding DUF6807 family protein, which produces MNYAWLPKIALVFAVTCMGGAQRDCQAEKLRVMESDNTIVIHDGDQAILTYNKVSPPVPKGMKGVYERSGCLHPVCSPSGLSVTAMFAKDHPHQQGIFAAWVKTTYEGETIDFWNLGGGTGRVLHEKVVSTFQEDGRAGFEVDLIHRKETEPKVDVLRERWKLTTYPTDGSFRCFDLESTQSAITPHPLLINEYHYGGFAVRGPARWVINGKPEDTSEHEPSGFLNSEGSNRVEGNHQHATWVSLWGEIEGKPVSITVLSDPHNFRAPQAARIHPTKPYFCFAPCVDGEFVIDGDHPYQARYRYLVTDTMPDPKWIGEQWEKWSAESTKEGR
- a CDS encoding YebC/PmpR family DNA-binding transcriptional regulator, whose protein sequence is MGRSFENRKHSIAKTAAQKSKLYSKYGKMLYVAAKNGVPDPESNPSLKSLMEKAKREQVPAHVIDKALEKAKGAGGEDYSEARYEGFGPGGCSVIVDCLTDNPNRTITDVRNCFNKCNAKLGNSGSVSHLFDHLAVFSFKGGEQDQVLEAMLEADVDVDDVEEEDGQLTVFTAATDFFKAKQALLDAIPDIELEVQEITFIAQASTELTGDDAKAFEKFLDMLDDCEDVQNVYHSAQIPD
- a CDS encoding LuxR C-terminal-related transcriptional regulator; this translates as MLTPSSNIGLLESCVDQRKRLHDGLQDSTRHIYCLKSIEDLKQSKMVFDALVIDLDFDSGRGEALISELCQGTELTSILISARESQLHQALHCLELGAMSVLEKPFDLQRSKVVVDQAILGTRLRRKTRRERQVLGERIALLTDRQREVFRLMVSGKHVKEIALEMGIGIKTVHTFRTQLFDKLDIDSPLQLIRDVAMVFGRRGLAMLSTSVDDQTIALLVQQVRQPKFVDIPA